A part of Gossypium hirsutum isolate 1008001.06 chromosome A07, Gossypium_hirsutum_v2.1, whole genome shotgun sequence genomic DNA contains:
- the LOC107955588 gene encoding peptidyl-prolyl cis-trans isomerase CYP38, chloroplastic isoform X1 codes for MSTIIFFNCCSSLTASKLINPRIPTKGSSFLRTHKSFSWWNRHFLPKCTSQKHVQCQLQNGQQKMRSFSLKECAISVALAAGLIIGMPSLDSSPMAYAANPSLPDLSVLISGPPIKDPGALLRYALPIDNKAIREVQKPLEDITESLKVAGVRGLDSVERNVKQASRSLKQGKSLIISGLAESKKDHGVELLDKLEIGMEELQQIVEDRNRDAVAPKQKELLKYVGDVEEDMVDSFPYEVPEEYRSMPLLKGRAAVDMKVKVKDNPNLEECVFHIVLDGYNAPVTAGNFVDLVQRHFYDGMEIQRADGFVVQTGDPEGPAEGFIDPSTEKTRTIPLEIMVDGEKAPFYGSTLEELGLYKAQTKLPFNAFGTMAMARDEFENNSASSQVFWLLKESELTPSNANILDGRYAVFGYVTENEDFLADLKVGDVIESIQVVSGLENLVNPSYKIAG; via the exons ATGTCCactatcatctttttcaattgTTGCTCTTCTTTGACTGCCTCCAAATTGATTAATCCAAGAATACCCACTAAAGGTTCAAGCTTTCTAAGGACTCACAAGAGTTTTTCATGGTGGAATAGGCACTTCTTGCCCAAATGTACTTCCCAGAAGCATGTTCAATGTCAGCTTCAAAATGGGCAG caGAAAATGAGGTCATTTTCACTGAAGGAATGTGCAATCTCAGTTGCTTTGGCTGCTGGATTGATAATTGGAATGCCATCATTGGATTCATCTCCTATGGCTTATGCAGCTAATCCTTCATTGCCCGATTTATCGGTTTTAATCTCGGGGCCTCCTATAAAGGACCCTGGAGCATTGTTGAGATATGCACTGCCAATTGATAATAAAGCTATAAGAGAAGTACAAAAGCCACTTGAAGATATAACAGAGAGTCTCAAGGTTGCCGGTGTCAGGGGGCTTGATTCTGTTGAGAGA AATGTGAAGCAAGCATCTCGATCCCTCAAGCAAGGGAAAAGTTTAATTATCTCAGGATTAGCTGAATCAAAGAAGGACCATGGAGTGGAATTGCTTGATAAGCTTGAAATCGGGATGGAAGAACTACAACAGATTGTGGAGGATCGGAATAGAGATGCAGTGGCACCTAAACAGAAGGAGCTGCTTAAATATGTTGGAGA TGTTGAAGAGGATATGGTGGATAGCTTCCCGTATGAAGTACCCGAAGAATATCGAAGTATGCCTCTTTTGAAGGGAAGAGCAGCTGTGGATATGAAGGTGAAAGTCAAGGACAACCCGAATTTGGAGGAGTGTGTATTCCATATAGTCCTTGACGGGTATAATGCCCCGGTAACCGCTGGGAACTTTGTTGATTTGGTGCAAAGACATTTCTATGACGGCATGGAAATTCAGAGAG CGGACGGATTTGTTGTCCAAACCGGAGATCCTGAAGGTCCAGCGGAGGGCTTTATTGATCCTAGTACTGAGAAAACTCGAACAATACCATTAGAAATCATGGTTGATGGGGAAAAGGCACCTTTTTATGGATCGACACTGGAG GAGCTTGGTCTATACAAAGCTCAAACAAAGCTTCCCTTCAATGCTTTCGGAACAATGGCAATGGCCCGAGAT GAGTTCGAGAATAATTCCGCTTCTAGCCAGGTATTCTGGCTATTGAAAGAAAGCGAACTAACACCAAGTAATGCTAATATATTGGACGGTCGCTATGCGGTGTTCGGATACGTGACGGAAAATGAAGATTTTTTGGCAGACCTAAAGGTTGGTGATGTTATAGAGTCAATTCAAGTGGTTTCTGGTCTGGAAAACTTGGTTAATCCAAGTTACAAGATAGCTGGTTAA
- the LOC107955589 gene encoding serine/threonine-protein kinase STY13, giving the protein MKEQKSESGGGYVRADQIDLKSLDEQLQRHLSRAWTMEKNKNRKEEGEDGGGGGEQLRSSSNTVRRQEWEIDPSKLIIKSVIARGTFGTVHRGIYDGQDVAVKLLDWGEEGHRSVAEISSLRAAFTQEVAVWHKLDHPNVTKFIGATMGSSDLNIQTENGQIGMPSNMCCVVVEYCPGGALKSYLIKNRRRKLAFKVVVQLALDLARGLSYLHSKKIVHRDVKTENMLLDKTRTVKIADFGVARLEASNPNDMTGETGTLGYMAPEVLNGNPYNRKCDVYSFGICLWEIYCCDMPYPDLSFSEVTSAVVRQNLRPEIPRCCPSSLANVMKRCWDANPDKRPEMDEVVSMIEAIDTSKGGGMIPYDQAQGCLCFRRYRGP; this is encoded by the exons ATGAAGGAGCAGAAAAGTGAAAGTGGAGGAGGGTATGTAAGAGCAGATCAGATAGATCTGAAGAGCTTAGATGAGCAACTTCAAAGGCATCTTAGTAGAGCATGGACAATGGAGAAGAATAAGAACAGGAAAGAAGAAGGTGAGGACGGCGGCGGCGGCGGAGAACAGCTCAGGTCAAGCAGCAACACTGTGAGAAGACAAGAGTGGGAGATTGATCCTTCTAAGCTTATCATCAAAAGTGTAATAGCTCGTGGTACTTTTGGTACTGTTCACCGTGGTATTTATGATGGCCAAGATGTTGCTG TTAAACTTCTCGACTGGGGAGAAGAGGGTCACAGATCAGTGGCTGAAATATCTTCACTTCGAGCAGCTTTTACACAAGAAGTTGCCGTGTGGCATAAGCTTGATCATCCTAATGTAACAAAG TTCATAGGGGCAACAATGGGCTCATCGGACTTGAACATACAAACAGAAAATGGTCAAATCGGCATGCCGAGTAACATGTGTTGTGTTGTTGTTGAATATTGTCCTGGGGGTGCATTGAAGTCTTACCTGATAAAGAATAGGAGAAGGAAGCTGGCCTTTAAAGTAGTTGTTCAATTGGCACTAGATCTCGCACGAGG GTTAAGCTATCTTCATTCCAAGAAGATTGTCCATAGAGATGTCAAAACTGAAAACATGCTTTTGGACAAGACACGAACTGTGAAAATAGCCGATTTCGGGGTTGCTCGTCTTGAGGCTTCAAACCCTAATGACATGACCGGAGAGACCGGAACACTTGGTTATATGGCACCCGAG GTCCTTAACGGCAATCCCTACAATAGAAAGTGTGATGTGTATAGTTTCGGTATCTGTTTATGGGAAATATACTGCTGTGACATGCCATATCCCGATCTCAGCTTCTCGGAAGTGACGTCAGCTGTCGTCCGCCAG AATCTAAGGCCGGAAATACCTCGTTGCTGTCCAAGTTCACTTGCAAACGTAATGAAGCGATGTTGGGATGCCAACCCGGACAAAAGACCGGAGATGGACGAAGTGGTGTCGATGATTGAGGCGATAGATACATCGAAAGGTGGAGGAATGATCCCATATGATCAAGCTCAAGGTTGTTTATGTTTTCGGAGATATCGAGGACCGTGA
- the LOC107955588 gene encoding peptidyl-prolyl cis-trans isomerase CYP38, chloroplastic isoform X2, whose protein sequence is MSTIIFFNCCSSLTASKLINPRIPTKGSSFLRTHKSFSWWNRHFLPKCTSQKHVQCQLQNGQKMRSFSLKECAISVALAAGLIIGMPSLDSSPMAYAANPSLPDLSVLISGPPIKDPGALLRYALPIDNKAIREVQKPLEDITESLKVAGVRGLDSVERNVKQASRSLKQGKSLIISGLAESKKDHGVELLDKLEIGMEELQQIVEDRNRDAVAPKQKELLKYVGDVEEDMVDSFPYEVPEEYRSMPLLKGRAAVDMKVKVKDNPNLEECVFHIVLDGYNAPVTAGNFVDLVQRHFYDGMEIQRADGFVVQTGDPEGPAEGFIDPSTEKTRTIPLEIMVDGEKAPFYGSTLEELGLYKAQTKLPFNAFGTMAMARDEFENNSASSQVFWLLKESELTPSNANILDGRYAVFGYVTENEDFLADLKVGDVIESIQVVSGLENLVNPSYKIAG, encoded by the exons ATGTCCactatcatctttttcaattgTTGCTCTTCTTTGACTGCCTCCAAATTGATTAATCCAAGAATACCCACTAAAGGTTCAAGCTTTCTAAGGACTCACAAGAGTTTTTCATGGTGGAATAGGCACTTCTTGCCCAAATGTACTTCCCAGAAGCATGTTCAATGTCAGCTTCAAAATGGGCAG AAAATGAGGTCATTTTCACTGAAGGAATGTGCAATCTCAGTTGCTTTGGCTGCTGGATTGATAATTGGAATGCCATCATTGGATTCATCTCCTATGGCTTATGCAGCTAATCCTTCATTGCCCGATTTATCGGTTTTAATCTCGGGGCCTCCTATAAAGGACCCTGGAGCATTGTTGAGATATGCACTGCCAATTGATAATAAAGCTATAAGAGAAGTACAAAAGCCACTTGAAGATATAACAGAGAGTCTCAAGGTTGCCGGTGTCAGGGGGCTTGATTCTGTTGAGAGA AATGTGAAGCAAGCATCTCGATCCCTCAAGCAAGGGAAAAGTTTAATTATCTCAGGATTAGCTGAATCAAAGAAGGACCATGGAGTGGAATTGCTTGATAAGCTTGAAATCGGGATGGAAGAACTACAACAGATTGTGGAGGATCGGAATAGAGATGCAGTGGCACCTAAACAGAAGGAGCTGCTTAAATATGTTGGAGA TGTTGAAGAGGATATGGTGGATAGCTTCCCGTATGAAGTACCCGAAGAATATCGAAGTATGCCTCTTTTGAAGGGAAGAGCAGCTGTGGATATGAAGGTGAAAGTCAAGGACAACCCGAATTTGGAGGAGTGTGTATTCCATATAGTCCTTGACGGGTATAATGCCCCGGTAACCGCTGGGAACTTTGTTGATTTGGTGCAAAGACATTTCTATGACGGCATGGAAATTCAGAGAG CGGACGGATTTGTTGTCCAAACCGGAGATCCTGAAGGTCCAGCGGAGGGCTTTATTGATCCTAGTACTGAGAAAACTCGAACAATACCATTAGAAATCATGGTTGATGGGGAAAAGGCACCTTTTTATGGATCGACACTGGAG GAGCTTGGTCTATACAAAGCTCAAACAAAGCTTCCCTTCAATGCTTTCGGAACAATGGCAATGGCCCGAGAT GAGTTCGAGAATAATTCCGCTTCTAGCCAGGTATTCTGGCTATTGAAAGAAAGCGAACTAACACCAAGTAATGCTAATATATTGGACGGTCGCTATGCGGTGTTCGGATACGTGACGGAAAATGAAGATTTTTTGGCAGACCTAAAGGTTGGTGATGTTATAGAGTCAATTCAAGTGGTTTCTGGTCTGGAAAACTTGGTTAATCCAAGTTACAAGATAGCTGGTTAA
- the LOC107955587 gene encoding benzaldehyde dehydrogenase, mitochondrial → MAARRISSLLSSSATSLGRFSSWGRRIKSFSTAAAAAIDEPIHPSIQIDHTQLLINGQFVDAASGKSFPTVDPRTGDVIARVAEGDLEDVNRAVAAARKAFDEGPWPKMTAYERSRIMLCFADLLEKHTEEVAKLETWDNGKPYEQAAKIEIPMVVRMFRYYAGWADKIHGFTVPADGQHHVQTLHEPYGVCGLIIPWNFPLLLYSWKVGPALACGNTVVLKTAEQTPLSAIYVSKLFHEAGLPPGVLNVVSGFGPTAGAALSSHMDVNKLSFTGSTATGKIVLALAAKSNLKPVTLELGGKSPFIVCKDADVDKAVELAHSALFFNQGQCCCAGSRTLVHESVYDEFVEKAKARALKRVVGDPFKMGIEQGPQIDNEQFKKILKYIRSGIESGATLESGGEQFGSKGYYIQPTVFSNVQDDMLIAKDEIFGPVQSISKFKDLEEVVQRANASSYGLAAGVFTQNIETANTLTRALRVGTVWINCYDIFDAAVPFGGFKMSGQGREKGIYGLSSYLQVKAVVTPLKNPAWL, encoded by the exons ATGGCTGCCAGAAGGATTTCCTCTCTGTTATCTTCTTCTGCAACTTCTTTGG GAAGGTTTTCAAGTTGGGGAAGAAGAATTAAAAGCTTTAgtactgctgctgctgctgcgATTGATGAACCTATACATCCATCTATTCAAATAGATCATACTCAGCTTCTCATCAATGGACAATTTGTTGATGCTGCATCAG GAAAAAGCTTCCCTACAGTTGATCCTAGGACAGGTGATGTAATTGCTCGAGTTGCAGAAGGAGATCTCGAAGATGTAAACCGTGCGGTTGCTGCAGCTCGTAAAGCTTTCGATGAAGGACCATGGCCTAAGATGACTGCTTAT GAAAGGTCGCGTATAATGTTGTGTTTCGCTGATTTACTCGAGAAACACACTGAAGAGGTAGCAAAACTTGAAACTTGGGACAATGGGAAGCCTTATGAGCAAGCTGCTAAGATTGAGATACCGATGGTTGTGCGAATGTTCCGATATTATGCTG GGTGGGCGGACAAGATTCATGGATTCACAGTTCCAGCTGATGGACAACATCATGTTCAAACACTGCATGAACCGTATGGTGTATGTGGGCTTATCATTCCATGGAATTTTCCTCTTTTATTGTATTCCTGGAAAGTTGGTCCGGCATTAGCTTGCGGTAACACGGTTGTTCTGAAGACAGCAGAGCAGACACCGTTGTCGGCTATCTATGTTTCCAAGCTTTTTCATGAG GCTGGACTTCCTCCCGGTGTCCTAAATGTGGTCTCTGGATTTGGTCCTACAGCTGGTGCAGCACTTTCAAGTCACATGGATGTCAACAAG TTATCATTTACAGGTTCCACTGCTACAGGCAAGATTGTACTCGCACTCGCTGCAAAAAGCAACCTTAAACCAGTAACATTGGAACTCGGAGGAAAATCTCCGTTCATTGTGTGCAAAGATGCTGACGTTGACAAGGCTGTTGAGCTTGCACATTCAGCCTTGTTCTTTAACCAG GGTCAGTGTTGTTGTGCTGGTTCTCGCACTTTGGTACACGAAAGCGTGTATGATGAGTTCGTAGAGAAAGCAAAGGCTCGAGCACTGAAACGAGTAGTCGGGGATCCTTTCAAGATGGGGATCGAACAAGGCCCTCAG ATTGATAATGAGCAATTCAAGAAGATCCTTAAGTACATAAGGTCTGGCATTGAAAGTGGAGCTACTCTTGAATCTGGAGGTGAACAATTTGGCTCCAAAGGCTACTATATTCAACCCACTGTTTTCTCCAATGTTCAG gatgacatgttgatagctaaAGATGAGATATTTGGTCCAGTACAATCCATCTCAAAGTTCAA GGATCTTGAAGAGGTGGTACAAAGGGCAAATGCATCTTCATATGGATTGGCTGCCGGAGTTTTCACTCAGAATATCGAAACCGCCAACACCTTGACTCGGGCATTGCGAGTCGGGACAGTATGGATTAACTGCTACGACATATTTGATGCTGCAGTCCCATTTGGCGGGTTCAAGATGAGTGGTCAAGGAAGAGAGAAAGGAATTTATGGCCTTTCAAGTTACTTGCAAGTCAAGGCAGTTGTCACTCCTTTGAAGAACCCAGCATGGTTGtaa